A window of Ptychodera flava strain L36383 unplaced genomic scaffold, AS_Pfla_20210202 Scaffold_47__1_contigs__length_1083325_pilon, whole genome shotgun sequence contains these coding sequences:
- the LOC139128276 gene encoding modulator of apoptosis 1-like, whose product MNTIRSLTPAPNLTVRDYLDALEGSYGTRLTPAESLKAFQSCYQKSEWSHSQYLQELQTLLRRAIRQGSVKEYEADYLRLKQFTDGVLYNESHLSSLQLDTKLNHPPGYVELLQMIRKQEAHQEEKAKNRAHEGQRRRASTYYTTICDSFEATATSAPVVKKSLDKSDIQQVVQQVMDQMMKGNDHQPPTQPASK is encoded by the coding sequence ATGAACACTATTAGGTCATTGACCCCAGCACCCAATTTGACAGTACGTGATTACCTTGATGCCCTTGAGGGTTCGTATGGCACAAGACTTACCCCTGCCGAGTCTTTGAAGGCATTTCAGTCGTGTTATCAGAAATCAGAGTGGTCACATTCTCAGTATTTGCAGGAGTTACAGACTCTTTTGCGACGAGCAATACGACAAGGCAGTGTCAAAGAGTATGAGGCCGATTACCTTCGCCTGAAACAGTTCACCGATGGAGTGTTGTACAATGAAAGCCACTTGTCATCGTTGCAACTCGACACGAAGCTCAACCACCCGCCAGGTTACGTCGAGTTATTGCAGATGATAAGGAAGCAGGAAGCACATCAGGAAGAGAAAGCTAAGAACAGAGCCCATGAGGGCCAACGCCGAAGAGCCAGTACATATTACACCACTATCTGTGATAGTTTTGAAGCAACTGCAACATCAGCACCAGTGGTAAAGAAATCATTGGATAAGTCGGATATACAGCAAGTAGTTCAGCAGGTAATGGATCAGATGATGAAGGGAAATGATCACCAGCCACCCACACAGCCAGCCTCGAAGTAA